TCATCAACTGAGCCGGCAGTTAGTAATCTTAACAGGTCCTTTTTTTCGTCCTGATCGAGGAATTCGAGGATGTCGAGGCTGGTTGCTGGTTGCTGGTTGCTCGATTCTGGTTTCTGGTTTCTTGTTTCTCGGTTCTTGATGTTAGTTTCTCGTTGCTTGTTCATTTTGTTCTCCAGCTTTCGTTCACATATTGTATAAATTTATTAATTTTCATACCTAAAATATTATACTCCTTTAATAATGTTTTCCATTCATGATTTTCGGGATAAATCTCTATTATCGTTTCGATCTGATTTGTACACTCATCATTCGATGCCTGCGCATAAACCAGAAATCGAATAAAATCCGCTTTATAATTCCTTCTTCCATAACCTTCTGCAATTTGATCTTTGATACTTTTAGATGATCTTCTAATTTGACTTCCCTGTTCAAACATTTCAAACTTTGGTAATTCTAAACTCAGTTTGTGAACTTTGAGAGATAGTTTGAAAGCAATTTGATAAATATCTAAATCTTTATAGCTTGCCATGCTGATATCCAACCAGTAACGAGCAACAAGCAACGAGCAACTAGTTAAAAGTAACCTTCCCTCTTCTTCTGCTCCATACTGCCATCCTGGTCAAAGTCGATTACCCTTGTTGTACGTTCCGATTTGGTTACGGTCAGCATTTCTTCCACGATCTTCTCTATCGTATCAGCTTCTGAATCAATAGCACCGGTAAGCGGATAACAGCCTAAAGTTCTAAAACGAACTTTTCGCATTTTAGCTTTTGCAGCAATATCTTTTGGTGTTCTATCATCATCCACCATAATCAAATTCCCATCAACCTCAACTATTGGACGTTCTTTAGCAAAATATAGCGGTACAATTGGAATATTCTCCAATCTGATGTATTGCCAGATATCGATTTCTGTCCAATTGGAGATCGGGAAAACCCGGATCGATTCACCTTTTTTAATCTTTGTGTTATAAACATTCCAGAGTTCAGGACGCTGATTTTTGGGATCCCACTGATGAAAATTATCGCGGAAAGAGAAAATTCTTTCTTTGGCTCGGGATTTTTCTTCGTCACGACGGGCACCACCAAAAGCAGCATCGAATTTGTATTTGTCCAAACCTGCCAGAAGTGCTTGCGTTTTCATAATATCGGTGTGAACTTTACTGCCGTGTGTGAATGGACCAACTCCCGCTTCGAATCCTTCCTTATTATAATGTACGATCAAATCCCAGTTTTTCTCTTTTGCGTAACGATCTCTGAATTCGATCATTTCCTTGAATTTCCATTTGGAATCGATGTGCATCAACGGAAAGGGAACTTTACCTGGATAGAAAGCCTTTTCCGCCAGGCGTACCATCACCGAGGAATCCTTGCCGACAGAATACAACATCACCGGATTTTCAAATTCTGCTGCCACTTCTCGAATGATATGAATGGCTTCTGCTTCCAATGCTTTTAAATGTGTTAGTGAATAATTTTCTTGTTTCATGCAACCTCAATTATAATTTTTTAATTTTCAAATTCCTTATTGCTCCCCTTCGACTTATCGCGACGTAGTATAACGGAGTCGGAAAGGGGAGATGTTCTGCGTTTCTTTTTGGAAATCTGA
This is a stretch of genomic DNA from Candidatus Cloacimonadota bacterium. It encodes these proteins:
- a CDS encoding four helix bundle protein; this encodes MASYKDLDIYQIAFKLSLKVHKLSLELPKFEMFEQGSQIRRSSKSIKDQIAEGYGRRNYKADFIRFLVYAQASNDECTNQIETIIEIYPENHEWKTLLKEYNILGMKINKFIQYVNESWRTK
- the cysD gene encoding sulfate adenylyltransferase subunit CysD; protein product: MKQENYSLTHLKALEAEAIHIIREVAAEFENPVMLYSVGKDSSVMVRLAEKAFYPGKVPFPLMHIDSKWKFKEMIEFRDRYAKEKNWDLIVHYNKEGFEAGVGPFTHGSKVHTDIMKTQALLAGLDKYKFDAAFGGARRDEEKSRAKERIFSFRDNFHQWDPKNQRPELWNVYNTKIKKGESIRVFPISNWTEIDIWQYIRLENIPIVPLYFAKERPIVEVDGNLIMVDDDRTPKDIAAKAKMRKVRFRTLGCYPLTGAIDSEADTIEKIVEEMLTVTKSERTTRVIDFDQDGSMEQKKREGYF